Proteins encoded together in one Gallaecimonas xiamenensis 3-C-1 window:
- a CDS encoding tyrosine-type recombinase/integrase: protein MTLPALPEDWILAATAPSTRSQYQAGLKQFVTAGFTLPASPSQLKRYLGLKGASLSVSTLRSHISAIKLWHRQQGFMDPVNDEVVLALKALSRLQKGQDKRKARTLSRSQLEALLASCQNDGLLGWRDGLMISLGLAAALRRSELAALTFADLDDSEAGLSLQIRFSKTDQTGRGKQMVLPALPAPFEPRAWLAGWQQQSGLTSGPVLRAINRHGQVQERAMSTHGLNLALQKRATALGLEGVSCHSLRRSFATLAVRNGVSLVDIAAVGRWQSLESLKEYVDTLPKDAIAKAFS from the coding sequence ATGACCCTGCCGGCGCTACCCGAAGACTGGATACTGGCCGCCACGGCCCCCAGTACCCGCAGCCAATACCAGGCAGGCCTCAAGCAGTTTGTTACCGCCGGTTTCACCCTGCCGGCCAGCCCCAGCCAGCTCAAACGCTACCTGGGGCTGAAAGGGGCCAGCCTCAGCGTCAGCACCCTTCGCAGCCATATCAGTGCCATCAAGCTCTGGCATCGCCAGCAAGGTTTTATGGACCCGGTAAATGACGAGGTGGTGCTGGCCCTTAAGGCCCTGTCCCGGCTGCAAAAGGGCCAGGACAAGCGCAAGGCCCGTACCTTGAGCCGCAGTCAGTTGGAGGCCTTGCTGGCCAGTTGCCAAAACGATGGCCTCTTGGGTTGGCGGGACGGTTTGATGATAAGCCTTGGCCTGGCGGCGGCCCTGCGCCGCTCGGAACTGGCGGCCCTGACCTTTGCCGACTTGGACGACAGCGAAGCCGGCCTTAGTCTGCAGATCCGTTTTTCCAAGACCGACCAGACAGGGCGAGGCAAGCAGATGGTGCTGCCGGCCCTGCCGGCCCCTTTTGAGCCCAGGGCCTGGCTGGCCGGTTGGCAGCAACAAAGCGGCCTTACCAGCGGCCCGGTGCTCAGGGCCATCAACCGCCACGGCCAGGTGCAAGAAAGGGCCATGAGTACCCATGGCCTCAACCTTGCCCTGCAAAAAAGGGCTACGGCCCTGGGACTTGAAGGGGTCAGCTGCCACAGCCTGCGCCGCAGCTTTGCCACCCTGGCGGTACGTAACGGCGTCAGCCTGGTGGATATCGCCGCCGTGGGCCGTTGGCAGAGCCTGGAAAGCTTGAAAGAATACGTCGACACCCTACCCAAGGACGCCATTGCCAAGGCCTTTTCATGA
- a CDS encoding DNA-binding protein: MTTNPFGQQLRANRDNVWKAAQALVEQGSQPSVNNVRSWLGGGSNSSISRYLQEWHASSQEERSVRLATPLHLQQSLDALFQQMEGEKKAAIDSAEQAVLDKVAQLQAERDQALNELAEAKETLAALGNQLAEGQRQLQQAKDEQSQQQKLLTESQRQVALLRQQASQWQREAEDNRAQVSHLFHQQQHFQERWQAEQSKRQEAFEEARWQWLQQERQLQEQVQSLGEENRNLSGMVSGFQEAKVRLESQRAELSRQQGRIALLEGELASSNQRLAEQPKVDLVAQFEKQQSMLVELSQELGFLTEQVKKRQQLKSELEAIKSSLGNP, encoded by the coding sequence ATGACCACCAACCCCTTCGGCCAGCAGCTCAGGGCCAATCGTGACAACGTATGGAAGGCCGCCCAGGCCCTGGTAGAGCAGGGTTCACAGCCGTCGGTGAACAACGTGCGCAGCTGGCTGGGGGGCGGTTCCAACAGTTCCATCAGCCGCTATTTGCAGGAATGGCATGCCTCATCTCAGGAAGAAAGGAGTGTAAGGCTGGCTACACCTTTACACCTTCAGCAGTCATTGGATGCCCTCTTTCAGCAGATGGAGGGGGAAAAAAAAGCCGCCATCGACTCCGCAGAACAGGCGGTACTGGACAAGGTGGCCCAGCTGCAGGCCGAGCGGGACCAGGCTCTTAACGAGTTGGCCGAGGCCAAAGAAACGCTGGCGGCTTTGGGCAACCAATTGGCCGAGGGCCAACGGCAGCTGCAACAGGCCAAGGACGAGCAGTCCCAACAGCAGAAGTTACTCACCGAGAGCCAACGCCAGGTGGCCCTGCTGCGCCAGCAAGCCAGCCAATGGCAACGGGAAGCCGAAGACAACAGGGCCCAGGTCAGCCACCTTTTCCACCAGCAGCAGCATTTCCAGGAGCGCTGGCAGGCCGAACAGAGCAAGCGCCAGGAAGCTTTCGAAGAGGCTCGCTGGCAATGGCTGCAGCAGGAACGCCAGCTTCAGGAGCAGGTACAAAGCCTGGGTGAGGAAAACCGCAACTTAAGCGGTATGGTCAGCGGCTTCCAAGAGGCCAAGGTACGGCTGGAAAGCCAGCGGGCAGAGCTGTCTCGTCAGCAGGGGCGCATTGCCCTGTTGGAAGGGGAGCTTGCCAGCAGCAACCAGCGTCTGGCCGAGCAGCCTAAGGTGGACTTGGTAGCCCAATTTGAGAAGCAGCAGTCGATGCTGGTTGAACTCAGCCAGGAGCTGGGCTTTTTGACCGAACAGGTGAAAAAACGCCAACAGCTGAAAAGCGAACTGGAAGCCATCAAATCGAGCCTGGGTAACCCATGA
- a CDS encoding putative glycolipid-binding domain-containing protein, producing MDMLWKGPWQSLEHLTINDHDLDGTVLGLYEGRPFALDYEIRCFACWRTRQATVVPKGGDPVMVTGDGEGNWLLNGEPQPQWQGCLDVDLGFTLATNMLPIKRLGLVVGDDRTVKVLWYRFPQGYFEVVEQNYAHLAPQLYRYTNKATGFTAELSIDDNGMVKDYGELWKQPR from the coding sequence ATGGACATGTTATGGAAAGGCCCCTGGCAAAGCCTCGAGCACCTGACGATCAACGACCATGACCTGGACGGTACCGTGCTGGGCCTTTACGAAGGCCGCCCCTTTGCCCTGGACTACGAGATCCGTTGCTTCGCCTGCTGGCGCACCCGCCAGGCCACGGTAGTGCCCAAAGGAGGGGATCCGGTAATGGTGACAGGGGACGGAGAGGGCAACTGGCTGCTCAACGGCGAGCCTCAACCCCAGTGGCAAGGCTGTCTGGACGTAGACCTCGGCTTTACCCTGGCCACCAACATGCTGCCCATCAAACGCCTGGGGCTGGTGGTGGGGGACGACAGGACCGTTAAGGTGCTCTGGTACCGTTTTCCCCAGGGTTACTTCGAGGTGGTAGAGCAAAACTACGCCCACCTGGCCCCCCAGCTGTACCGTTACACCAATAAAGCCACCGGCTTTACCGCCGAACTGTCCATCGACGATAACGGCATGGTTAAAGACTACGGCGAGCTGTGGAAGCAGCCTCGCTAG
- the htpX gene encoding protease HtpX has translation MKRVILFLATNLAVILVLSLVLNLVLSALGVQYHSIGGYLVIAAVFGFGGSFISLLMSKWMAKRSTSAYVIEQPKDQMEQWLVQTVARQAEKAGIKMPEVAIYDSPDMNAFATGPSRNNSLVAVSTGLLYKMDRDEVEAVLGHEVSHIANGDMVTMTLIQGVLNTFVMFFARVVASVISNATRSDDEEGQGLGGIAYFITVMVLEIIFGLLASVIVAWFSRQREFRADAGGAALAGRQKMISALERLGRAHEEPHLEGQLAAFGIQGKRSLAELMMSHPPIEKRIAALRAA, from the coding sequence GTGAAACGCGTCATCCTGTTCCTGGCAACCAACCTGGCGGTGATCCTGGTGTTGTCCCTGGTCCTTAACCTGGTGCTGTCGGCACTGGGGGTCCAGTACCATTCCATCGGCGGTTACCTGGTCATTGCGGCCGTGTTCGGCTTTGGCGGCAGCTTTATCTCTCTGCTGATGTCCAAGTGGATGGCTAAGCGCTCCACCAGCGCCTATGTCATCGAGCAGCCCAAAGACCAGATGGAGCAGTGGCTGGTACAGACCGTTGCCCGTCAGGCCGAAAAGGCCGGCATCAAGATGCCGGAAGTGGCCATCTACGATTCCCCCGACATGAACGCCTTTGCCACCGGCCCCAGCCGCAACAACTCCCTGGTAGCGGTGTCCACCGGCCTGCTGTACAAGATGGACAGGGACGAAGTGGAAGCGGTGCTGGGTCACGAAGTGTCCCACATTGCCAACGGCGACATGGTGACCATGACCTTGATCCAGGGCGTGCTGAACACCTTCGTGATGTTCTTTGCCCGGGTAGTGGCCAGCGTCATCTCCAACGCCACCCGCAGTGACGACGAAGAAGGCCAAGGCCTGGGCGGTATCGCCTACTTCATCACCGTCATGGTACTGGAAATCATCTTTGGCCTGCTGGCGTCCGTTATCGTCGCCTGGTTCTCCCGTCAGCGTGAGTTCCGCGCCGACGCCGGTGGTGCCGCCCTGGCTGGCCGCCAGAAGATGATCAGCGCCCTCGAGCGCCTGGGCCGCGCCCATGAAGAGCCGCATCTGGAAGGCCAACTGGCCGCCTTCGGTATTCAGGGCAAACGCTCCCTGGCCGAACTGATGATGAGCCACCCGCCCATCGAAAAGCGCATCGCCGCCCTGCGCGCCGCCTAA
- the pepE gene encoding dipeptidase PepE yields MRALLLSASRAGDTPYLTHALPYIDALLKSDERELLFIPYAGVTIGWDDYSAKVAEALAPLGITVTGIHSAEDPLAAVRQAKAIAVGGGNTFRLLSELYSQGLVGAVAEQVAKGLPYIGWSAGSNVAGKSIRTTNDMPIIYPPSFDALGLLPFQINPHFTDYVQPGHNGETRSERLTEFLTLNPQEQVACLPEGTVLHLDGNKLALLGDKTAYLMRFGQTDEVQAGSSLSHWL; encoded by the coding sequence ATGCGTGCCTTATTGCTTTCCGCATCCCGCGCCGGTGACACTCCCTACCTGACCCATGCCCTGCCCTATATCGATGCCCTGCTCAAAAGCGACGAACGGGAGCTGCTGTTTATTCCCTACGCCGGCGTGACCATCGGCTGGGACGACTACAGTGCCAAGGTCGCCGAGGCCCTGGCGCCTTTGGGCATTACCGTGACCGGTATTCACAGCGCAGAAGACCCGCTGGCGGCAGTGCGCCAGGCCAAGGCCATTGCCGTGGGCGGCGGCAATACGTTTCGTCTGCTGAGCGAGCTCTACAGCCAGGGCCTGGTAGGCGCCGTTGCCGAGCAGGTGGCCAAGGGCCTGCCCTATATCGGCTGGAGCGCAGGGTCTAACGTGGCCGGCAAAAGTATCCGTACCACCAACGACATGCCCATCATCTACCCCCCGAGCTTCGACGCCCTGGGCCTGCTGCCCTTCCAAATAAACCCCCACTTCACCGACTATGTGCAGCCGGGCCACAACGGTGAGACCCGCAGCGAGCGCCTGACCGAGTTCTTGACCCTCAATCCCCAAGAGCAAGTGGCCTGCCTACCGGAAGGTACGGTCCTGCACCTGGACGGGAACAAGCTCGCGTTGCTGGGGGATAAAACCGCTTATTTAATGCGCTTTGGGCAAACCGATGAGGTGCAGGCCGGCAGCAGTCTGAGCCACTGGCTCTGA
- a CDS encoding FKBP-type peptidyl-prolyl cis-trans isomerase translates to MAEYQTTEQKASYGVGRQMGDQLAQQAFDGLDIAAVQQGLADALRGEEFAVSPDDINAAFDVIRTQLEDAAKAQHAAFTKANDAFLADNAKKDGVIVTDSGLQYEVLVKGDGAVPSASDKVKVHYHGTLTDGTVFDSSVSRGEPISFPVTGVIKGWVEALQLMPVGSKWRLTIPHDLAYGEQGAGRAIPPFAALVFEVELLGIE, encoded by the coding sequence ATGGCCGAGTACCAAACCACAGAACAGAAAGCCAGCTACGGCGTTGGCCGCCAGATGGGCGACCAACTGGCCCAGCAAGCCTTCGACGGCCTGGACATTGCCGCCGTTCAACAAGGGCTGGCCGATGCCCTGCGCGGTGAAGAGTTCGCCGTGTCCCCCGACGACATCAATGCCGCCTTCGACGTGATCCGCACCCAGTTGGAAGACGCCGCCAAGGCCCAGCACGCCGCCTTCACCAAGGCCAACGACGCCTTCTTGGCCGACAACGCCAAGAAAGACGGCGTTATCGTCACCGATTCCGGCCTGCAGTATGAAGTGCTGGTCAAAGGCGACGGCGCTGTGCCCAGCGCTTCCGACAAGGTCAAGGTGCACTACCACGGCACCCTGACTGACGGCACCGTGTTCGACAGCTCCGTGTCCCGTGGTGAGCCCATCAGCTTCCCGGTCACCGGCGTGATCAAAGGCTGGGTTGAAGCCCTGCAACTGATGCCGGTGGGCTCCAAATGGCGCCTGACCATTCCCCACGATCTGGCCTACGGTGAGCAAGGCGCCGGCCGCGCCATTCCGCCCTTCGCCGCCCTGGTGTTCGAAGTGGAACTGCTGGGTATCGAGTAA
- a CDS encoding alpha/beta hydrolase: MELLPHLTLETGPNPDAAVIWLHGLGADGNDFAPVVPELGLPQGAAVRFIFPHAPSIPVTVNGGYIMPAWYDILSLDIERKLDQTQLRASAAAIKALVEAQMDLGIASNRIVIAGFSQGGAVAYEMALAFDKPLAGVLALSTYFATKDSVVPHQANRDLAIAIHHGVQDPVVPEVLGQQAQSALTAMGYQPQYRRYPMEHSLCLPQVKDIGAWMTQVLGLNSR; this comes from the coding sequence ATGGAACTGCTACCCCACCTGACCCTGGAAACCGGCCCCAACCCCGACGCCGCCGTGATTTGGCTGCACGGCCTGGGAGCCGACGGTAACGACTTTGCCCCCGTTGTGCCGGAACTTGGCCTGCCCCAGGGCGCCGCCGTGCGCTTTATCTTCCCCCACGCCCCCAGCATCCCGGTCACCGTCAATGGCGGCTACATCATGCCCGCCTGGTACGACATTTTGAGCCTGGACATCGAGCGCAAGCTCGACCAAACCCAGCTGCGGGCGTCGGCGGCGGCCATCAAGGCCCTGGTAGAGGCGCAAATGGACCTGGGCATTGCCAGCAACCGTATCGTCATCGCCGGCTTTTCCCAGGGCGGGGCCGTGGCCTATGAAATGGCCCTGGCCTTCGATAAGCCCCTGGCCGGCGTGCTGGCCCTGTCCACCTACTTTGCCACCAAGGATTCTGTGGTGCCCCACCAGGCCAACCGGGACCTTGCCATCGCCATCCACCACGGTGTGCAAGACCCGGTAGTGCCGGAGGTGCTGGGCCAACAGGCCCAATCGGCCCTGACCGCCATGGGCTATCAGCCCCAGTACCGCCGCTACCCCATGGAGCACAGCCTTTGCCTGCCCCAGGTGAAGGACATAGGCGCCTGGATGACCCAGGTGCTGGGTTTGAACTCCCGCTGA
- a CDS encoding NlpC/P60 family protein, with the protein MKRALISLCLLLGACASPPPLPPEASPAPKDPVAAKLQDQYRQWRGVKYRLGGTTKNGVDCSAFTQITFRDQFATALSRTTAAQVKEGRWVGQGELLAGDLVFFKIGRSRHVGIYQGQGLFLHASTSQGVMLSSLKDPYWQAHYWTARRIL; encoded by the coding sequence ATGAAAAGAGCCCTTATCAGCCTATGCCTGTTGCTTGGCGCCTGCGCCAGCCCGCCCCCTTTACCCCCTGAAGCCTCACCTGCCCCCAAGGACCCGGTGGCAGCCAAACTCCAAGACCAGTACCGCCAATGGCGGGGGGTTAAATACCGGCTGGGTGGCACCACCAAGAACGGCGTGGACTGCTCGGCCTTTACCCAGATCACCTTCCGGGACCAGTTCGCCACAGCCCTTAGCCGCACCACGGCCGCGCAGGTCAAGGAAGGACGCTGGGTAGGTCAGGGGGAGCTGTTGGCAGGGGATCTGGTGTTTTTCAAGATTGGCCGCAGCCGCCATGTGGGGATCTACCAGGGCCAGGGGCTGTTCCTGCACGCCTCCACCAGCCAGGGGGTGATGCTTTCTTCCCTCAAAGACCCCTACTGGCAGGCCCATTACTGGACCGCCAGGCGCATCTTGTAA
- a CDS encoding MFS transporter, translated as MSGPQTATNDTALSGTGGWPAVWSIAMGVFALVTAEFLPASLLTPMGEALGVSAGQMGQAVTVTALMALLGGLAIVPLTKGIDRRRVMVALSGLMLVSNLAVALAPNLWVLLAARIGLGLALGGFWAIAAATTIRLVSERQAPKALSLIFSGVPLATITAAGLGSYLGGLWGWREVFAMATLLSALTMAAQWMLLPPLTAQAGGSMAGLWAVLKRPGLGLGIGVVTLIFTAHFAGFTYLRDYLEHQQLGLQVISLVLLGFGLANFCGTLLAGRLIGRYLPKVLLGATVALLMALLLLGLLDQGSALLGLVMIVLWGLAFGGTPVSWSTWVTQVVPDQTESGGALIVSAIQLAIALGALMGGVIVDTSGAGAVMLASGLVLLVATLILVASRRRLH; from the coding sequence ATGTCCGGACCCCAAACTGCCACCAACGACACAGCCCTGAGCGGCACAGGTGGCTGGCCTGCCGTCTGGTCCATCGCCATGGGGGTCTTTGCCCTGGTGACGGCAGAATTCCTGCCGGCCAGCCTGCTGACTCCCATGGGGGAGGCCCTGGGGGTCAGTGCCGGCCAGATGGGCCAGGCCGTGACGGTGACGGCGCTGATGGCCCTGCTGGGAGGCCTGGCCATAGTGCCCCTGACCAAAGGCATTGACCGGCGCCGGGTCATGGTGGCCTTGAGTGGGCTGATGTTGGTGTCCAACCTGGCGGTGGCCCTGGCCCCCAACCTGTGGGTGTTGTTAGCGGCCCGTATCGGCCTGGGCCTGGCCCTCGGGGGCTTTTGGGCCATAGCGGCGGCCACTACCATCCGGCTGGTCAGCGAACGGCAAGCTCCCAAGGCCCTTTCCCTTATCTTCAGCGGCGTGCCACTGGCGACCATCACGGCGGCCGGGCTGGGTAGCTACCTTGGAGGCCTTTGGGGGTGGCGTGAGGTCTTTGCCATGGCGACGTTGCTGAGCGCCCTGACCATGGCCGCCCAATGGATGTTGCTGCCACCCTTAACAGCCCAGGCCGGGGGCAGCATGGCCGGGCTTTGGGCAGTGCTTAAGCGCCCCGGGCTGGGCTTGGGGATAGGGGTGGTAACCCTGATCTTTACCGCTCATTTTGCCGGTTTTACCTACTTGCGCGACTACCTGGAGCACCAGCAACTGGGACTGCAGGTGATTTCGTTAGTGTTGTTGGGCTTTGGCCTGGCCAACTTCTGCGGCACCTTGCTGGCCGGGCGCCTTATCGGGCGGTACTTGCCGAAGGTATTGCTGGGTGCCACAGTCGCATTGCTGATGGCCCTGTTGCTGCTGGGCTTGCTGGACCAGGGCAGTGCCTTGCTGGGCCTGGTGATGATAGTGCTTTGGGGCCTGGCCTTTGGCGGCACGCCGGTCAGCTGGTCCACCTGGGTTACCCAAGTGGTTCCGGATCAGACCGAGAGTGGCGGTGCCCTTATTGTCTCGGCCATTCAATTGGCCATTGCCCTGGGGGCGTTGATGGGCGGCGTTATCGTCGACACCAGCGGCGCTGGCGCCGTGATGCTGGCCAGTGGCCTGGTGCTGCTGGTGGCAACCCTGATCCTGGTGGCCAGCCGTCGCCGCCTGCATTGA
- a CDS encoding AraC family transcriptional regulator, whose product MSQLLMGMRLFGVCYRHVLADPPFGLSYAHQPGRSQLHFVTKGELVLRTDSGYQLLAAGDAVLLPRGPAHALLTANDLPCADILSLAADPVCDHFACLGNDANSQHQFFSACMDMDLGPMQPLVAQMPELIHVGTLLDRYPELGAILDAMRRESALQRAGAAGILSRLAEVLAATLIRGWVECQCTGGASWVQALKEPRLGALMAALHKDPGQQWTVASMAAQIGMSRSVFAERFKAMTGLAPLQYLTELRMQLARQWLEQDKMALAEVVYRLGYGSSAAFSRAFKKATGQTPGTLRSAQASRA is encoded by the coding sequence TTGAGCCAACTGCTGATGGGCATGCGCCTGTTCGGGGTCTGTTACCGCCATGTACTGGCCGATCCGCCTTTTGGCCTAAGCTACGCCCACCAGCCAGGGCGCAGCCAGCTGCACTTTGTCACCAAGGGTGAGCTGGTGCTGCGTACCGACAGCGGTTACCAGCTGCTGGCCGCCGGTGACGCCGTGCTGCTGCCTAGGGGACCTGCCCATGCCCTGCTGACCGCCAACGATCTGCCCTGTGCCGACATCCTCTCCTTGGCGGCCGATCCGGTCTGCGATCATTTTGCCTGCCTGGGTAACGATGCCAATAGCCAGCACCAGTTTTTCAGTGCCTGTATGGATATGGATCTGGGGCCCATGCAGCCGTTGGTGGCGCAGATGCCGGAGCTTATCCATGTGGGCACCCTCTTGGATAGATACCCCGAACTTGGCGCCATACTGGATGCCATGCGCCGCGAGTCGGCTTTGCAGCGGGCCGGGGCGGCGGGGATCTTGTCACGGCTGGCCGAAGTATTGGCGGCAACCCTGATCCGGGGCTGGGTAGAATGCCAGTGCACAGGCGGGGCCAGCTGGGTTCAGGCGCTCAAGGAGCCAAGGCTGGGCGCCCTGATGGCGGCGCTGCACAAAGATCCGGGGCAACAGTGGACTGTGGCCAGCATGGCGGCCCAGATCGGCATGTCCCGTTCGGTATTTGCCGAACGCTTCAAGGCCATGACCGGCTTGGCGCCACTGCAATACCTGACCGAGCTGCGCATGCAGCTGGCCAGGCAATGGCTGGAACAGGACAAGATGGCCTTGGCCGAGGTGGTGTACCGACTGGGTTATGGCTCCAGCGCCGCTTTTTCACGGGCCTTTAAGAAGGCCACCGGCCAGACGCCGGGGACCTTAAGATCGGCTCAGGCCAGCAGGGCCTGA
- the yjjG gene encoding pyrimidine 5'-nucleotidase, with translation MQYQWVLFDADETLFRFNSKGGLQSLLADYGHTMTDTCFSDFQAKNLVLWDRYHKGEIDAKTLQEDRFSQWGQRFGVSPQQLNQGFLDAMVDHCPPMEGAHSLLHSLKGRVKLGIISNGFASMQPGRLAKAGWSDVFDLVVTSEEAGIAKPDPAIFAFTFDKMGGKPQKALMVGDNPHADVVGGNNVGLDTCWFNRHRLDRPQGVNPTYEVAALEELQALLA, from the coding sequence ATGCAATACCAATGGGTGCTGTTTGACGCGGACGAGACCCTGTTCCGTTTCAATTCCAAGGGTGGTTTGCAAAGTCTGCTGGCCGATTACGGCCATACCATGACCGACACCTGCTTCAGTGATTTCCAGGCCAAGAACCTGGTGCTCTGGGACCGCTACCACAAGGGCGAGATTGACGCCAAGACCCTGCAAGAAGACAGGTTCAGCCAATGGGGCCAGCGCTTTGGGGTCAGCCCCCAGCAGCTCAACCAGGGGTTCCTGGACGCCATGGTGGACCATTGCCCGCCCATGGAAGGGGCCCACAGCCTGCTGCACAGCCTCAAGGGCCGGGTGAAGCTTGGCATTATCAGCAACGGTTTTGCCTCCATGCAGCCCGGGCGCCTGGCCAAGGCCGGCTGGAGCGATGTCTTCGATCTGGTGGTGACCTCGGAAGAAGCCGGTATCGCCAAGCCCGATCCGGCCATCTTTGCCTTTACCTTCGACAAAATGGGCGGTAAGCCGCAAAAGGCGCTGATGGTGGGGGACAACCCCCATGCGGACGTGGTGGGAGGCAACAATGTGGGCCTGGACACCTGCTGGTTCAACCGCCATCGCCTGGACCGGCCCCAAGGGGTTAACCCCACCTATGAGGTGGCGGCCCTTGAAGAGCTTCAGGCCCTGCTGGCCTGA
- the bioD gene encoding dethiobiotin synthase: MAKRLFVTGTDTDAGKTHISCAILAHLGRMGQQVAGLKPIASGGRDDAERLWRHSTLQLHLDSHNPFYFAPPIAPHLAAGEAGVSLDVAKVLAAMAPWQHQQADWLLMEGAGGWRVPLNETEGFADLAKAWGGGVILVVGMKLGCVNHALLSAEAIGRDGLELIGWVANCGLGPMDRLDENLAYLERHLGAPLLARAGHQPDPAAIEVNWHPC, encoded by the coding sequence ATGGCAAAACGCCTTTTTGTAACGGGCACCGACACCGACGCCGGTAAAACCCATATCAGCTGCGCCATCCTGGCCCACCTTGGCCGGATGGGCCAACAGGTGGCGGGCCTAAAACCCATCGCCTCCGGCGGCAGGGACGATGCCGAGCGCCTGTGGCGCCACTCGACCCTGCAGCTGCACCTGGACAGCCACAACCCCTTTTATTTTGCGCCGCCCATAGCCCCGCACCTGGCCGCCGGCGAAGCCGGGGTCAGCCTGGATGTGGCCAAGGTGTTGGCCGCCATGGCCCCCTGGCAACACCAACAGGCCGACTGGCTGCTGATGGAAGGGGCAGGGGGCTGGCGCGTGCCACTGAATGAGACAGAAGGCTTTGCCGATCTGGCCAAGGCCTGGGGCGGCGGTGTCATCCTGGTGGTGGGCATGAAGCTTGGCTGCGTCAACCACGCTTTGCTGAGTGCCGAGGCCATTGGCCGCGACGGCCTTGAGCTTATCGGCTGGGTGGCCAACTGTGGCCTGGGCCCCATGGACCGGCTGGATGAAAACCTTGCCTATCTGGAACGCCACCTGGGGGCGCCGCTGCTGGCCCGGGCCGGCCATCAGCCGGACCCCGCTGCTATCGAAGTGAACTGGCATCCGTGCTAG
- a CDS encoding methyltransferase domain-containing protein, with protein sequence MSLADVARAFGQAAGQYDRNAGLQQQVADWLLSQVPGPVARALDLGCGTGYCLARLEAHTLMGLDISADMLAQAAAKAPGALLLQGDAQQLPLASASVDLVVSSLALQWCASLELALGELARVLAPGGQALVALPLAGSLKELSQAWGRDRGHVLAMPQEHQLRAMLPSQAHLEVRDFVMHFADLKSLRQSLKGIGAHHVPERAQGLTGKGPYRQFVAALERQRTALGLPLTYRIGLLSWQNAFL encoded by the coding sequence ATGTCCCTGGCTGATGTCGCCCGTGCCTTTGGCCAGGCAGCCGGCCAATACGATCGCAACGCCGGTTTGCAGCAGCAGGTGGCGGACTGGCTGTTAAGCCAGGTGCCGGGGCCGGTGGCGCGGGCCTTGGACCTGGGCTGCGGCACCGGCTATTGCCTGGCGCGCCTTGAGGCCCATACCCTGATGGGCCTGGATATCAGCGCCGACATGCTGGCCCAGGCCGCTGCTAAGGCGCCCGGGGCGCTGTTACTTCAGGGCGACGCCCAGCAGCTGCCTTTGGCGTCGGCCAGTGTCGACCTCGTGGTGTCGAGCCTGGCCCTGCAATGGTGCGCCAGTTTGGAGCTTGCCCTTGGGGAACTGGCCCGGGTATTGGCGCCGGGTGGCCAGGCCCTGGTGGCACTGCCCCTGGCCGGTAGCCTCAAGGAGCTCAGCCAGGCCTGGGGCCGGGACAGAGGCCATGTACTGGCCATGCCACAAGAGCATCAGCTCAGGGCCATGCTGCCAAGCCAGGCCCACCTTGAGGTACGGGACTTTGTGATGCACTTTGCCGACCTTAAGAGCCTGCGCCAAAGCCTTAAAGGCATAGGGGCCCACCATGTGCCGGAGCGGGCCCAGGGGCTGACCGGCAAGGGCCCTTACCGGCAATTTGTGGCGGCCCTTGAAAGGCAGCGTACCGCCCTTGGCCTGCCCCTTACCTACCGAATTGGATTACTGTCATGGCAAAACGCCTTTTTGTAA